One part of the Lepeophtheirus salmonis chromosome 14, UVic_Lsal_1.4, whole genome shotgun sequence genome encodes these proteins:
- the LOC121129491 gene encoding salivary peroxidase/catechol oxidase: MFLMSNKLWILSWILLGQCNGHNFNPNSIFYKYMSYKFGSFPKLSKPGLEELIEMVKTENMFTILDAKPKEIRRLFDPHDKNIDALCLYGRLSSFLNQKGVLSFCPIRNVTCSKNNTYRSLDGLCNNLSSPTWGSFLWKYDRFLKPQYGDGKNSPRGSTYVKGKGYQSRLPSPRKISFTMHEDENRTSDDLTHLYMQFGQFVSHDMTKTTKGDLDCCDPKISTDPRCFNIDLRGDEYFDGEFNRTCMDFTRSDSHCQFSEWREQINSVTSYLDCSTIYGSNREVNKELRNGVSDGTLKENSFLPHFLPTRSDLGQSLYKSQEKDDFVAGDGRCQAHSTILAMHVIWFREHNRIANALGPLLKHYIHHLDEWEQDEIIFQEVRKIVIAEFTTVLYSEYLTILLSNNCPGIELQPNSKYDPEVDASIMNEFTTASFRFGHSLVQSVFEGVDQPWRLGSFFGDAQFATSFDGHGIEKELVGAAHQSCQNSDRFISKELTKKLYLNKEKLNKTANWKGLGSDLASLNIQRGRDHGIPDYNTIRDKCGLPRVDNSYFGSTEIPPQFDEQTWEKLQSIYENVDDFDLFTAGLSEKKSGGKRLGETFHCLICEQFKRLKNGDRFFFTHYENEETNSRGLHIDIQNMIMKRRFSDILCENSIGLEKLKPQVFKNEGENNPELSCNDGSRPKLDFELIAHHFRLEHLKTANVDIYFEINN, encoded by the exons ATGTTCTTAATGAGTAACaagctatggattttatcaTGGATCCTTCTTGGACAATGCAATG gacacaattttaatccaaattcaatattttacaaatatatgagCTATAAATTTGGATCATTTCCAAAACTCTCCAAGCCCGGTTTGGAAGAACTGATTGAAATGGTCAAAActgaaaatatgtttacaattttggATGCAAAGCCAAAAGAAATTCGACGATTGTTCGACCCCCATGACAAAAATATAGACGCTCTTTGCCTCTACGGAAGACTATCCTCATTTTTGAACCAAAAGG GAGTTCTTAGTTTTTGTCCAATCCGTAATGTCACATGTTCAAAGAATAATACTTATCGTTCACTTGATGGTTTATGCAACAATCTTTCTTCTCCGACATGGGGCTCCTTCCTTTGGAAATACGATCGCTTCTTAAAGCCCCAGTATGGAGATG ggaAAAATTCCCCCAGAGGATCAACGTACGTGAAGGGAAAAGGCTATCAATCTAGGCTTCCAAGTCcaagaaaaattagttttactaTGCATGAGGATGAAAATAGAACTAGTGATGACTTAACACATTTGTATATGCAATTTGGCCAATTTGTTAGTCATGACATGACTAAAACTACAAAAGGAG acttGGATTGCTGTGATCCAAAGATATCCACGGACCCTCGTTGTTTCAATATAGATCTTCGTGGTGATGAATACTTTGATGGGGAGTTCAACCGTACTTGCATGGATTTTACTCGTTCCGACTCACATTGTCAATTCTCAGAGTGGAGAGAGCAAATCAATAGTGTTACTTCATATTTGGATTGTTCTACAATCTATGGCTCGAACCGAGAAGTGAATAAGGAACTACGTAATGGTGTATCTGATGGAACTctcaaagaaaattcatttttacctCATTTCCTACCCACAAGAAGTGATTTAG GGCAAAGTTTGTATAAATCGCAAGAAAAAGATGATTTTGTAGCAGGAGATGGAAGGTGTCAAGCACATTCAACAATTCTGGCGATGCATGTGATTTGGTTTAGAGAGCACAATCGTATTGCCAATGCACTGGGACCTCTTTTGAAACATTACATTCATCATCTTGATGAGTGGGAGCAAGATGAAATCATATTTCAG GAGGtaagaaaaatagttattgcTGAGTTCACGACCGTTTTATACTCTGAGTACCTCACAATACTTCTTTCGAACAATTGTCCTGGTATTGAGCTTCAACCCAATTCCAAATATGATCCAGAAGTGGATGCCTCTATTATGAATGAATTCACGACGGCATCTTTTCGATTTGGTCATTCTTTGGTTCAAAGTGTTTTTGAAGGTGTTGATCAACCATGGAGACTTGGAAGTTTTTTTGGAGATGCTCAATTTGCAACTAGTTTTGATGGACATGGAATAGAGAAGGAGTTGGTTGGGGCAGCACACCAATCATGTCAAAACTCTGACAGGTTCATTTCAAAAGAACTTACCAAGAAGCTTTATCTAAACAAGGAAAAGCTTAATAAAACTGCGAATTGGAAAG GATTAGGCTCTGACTTAGCATCACTGAATATTCAAAGGGGAAGAGATCATGGCATTCCTGACTATAATACTATAAGAGATAAATGTGGACTTCCTAGAGTGGATAATAGCTACTTTGGCTCTACAGAAATTCCTCCACAATTCGATGAACAAACTTGGGAAAAATTGCAATCTATTTATGAGAATGTGGATGATTTTGATCTATTCACAGCTGGGTTAAGCGAGAAAAAATCAG gtggAAAACGTTTGGGTGAAACATTTCACTGCCTCATTTGTGAGCAATTCAAAAGACTCAAGAATGGAGATCGTTTTTTCTTCACTCACTACGAAAATGAGGAAACAAATTCAAGAGGACTTCATATAGACATCCAA AATATGATTATGAAACGAAGATTTAGTGATATTTTATGTGAGAATTCAATTGGATTGGAAAAACTCAAACCtcaggtatttaaaaatgaaggagAAAATAATCCAGAGCTGAGTTGTAACGATGGGTCTAGGCCAAAACTAGACTTTGAGCTCATAGCTCATCATTTTAGACTTGAACATTTAAAGACCGCCAATGTTGACATTTATTTCGAAATCAACAATTAA